A part of Eubacterium sp. AB3007 genomic DNA contains:
- the tilS gene encoding tRNA lysidine(34) synthetase TilS — protein MENRITDIVSKTDMLSDYHHIVLGLSGGPDSVCLFDVLMRAGFQIWPVHVNHMLRPGAADRDQAYVEALCEAQSLPLKVVKVDCAAMAREQGLTSEEAGRSIRYEAFREKAREVQSAIRAGEVAPGKIAIALAHHADDQAETILQRIIRGTGTDGLVGMEPVRTDESGFDIIRPLLGVRRADIEAYCEQRELHPCIDHTNSEPVYARNRIRLELIPMLERYNPRVVEAIDRLGDIAAEDKAFLDAQAEAALKNYQIWSVASSQRAFHIDLLQEPLAISRRALAHALAEIGLAEDVTAAHYKAMLALARSDKASAQVDLPHGYKARKEYDRIVLNPPESSTEALQLGDATGVTGGLAGVQVQVMDAAEYQALCVEWKPDTFACFDRGKLAARFGEAPEERILWRTRREGDVLLLRDGRKKLQDLFVDDKVPRFRRDKVRMAVIDSEVLWIPLQEGLIRRARYTAAYSVGAETTELVVVWKV, from the coding sequence ATGGAAAACAGAATTACAGATATTGTATCCAAAACCGACATGCTGTCAGACTACCACCACATCGTGCTGGGGCTCTCTGGAGGTCCGGATTCGGTGTGCCTTTTTGATGTGCTGATGCGAGCAGGCTTCCAGATCTGGCCGGTGCACGTGAACCACATGTTGCGGCCTGGTGCGGCGGATCGGGATCAGGCTTACGTGGAGGCACTCTGCGAGGCACAAAGCCTGCCGCTGAAAGTGGTGAAGGTCGACTGTGCCGCCATGGCCCGGGAACAGGGGCTCACCTCAGAGGAGGCAGGCCGAAGCATCCGCTACGAGGCGTTCCGGGAGAAAGCAAGGGAGGTTCAGTCCGCGATCCGGGCCGGAGAGGTTGCGCCCGGCAAGATCGCCATTGCGCTGGCTCACCACGCGGATGACCAGGCAGAGACCATCCTGCAGCGAATCATCCGGGGCACCGGCACCGATGGTCTGGTGGGCATGGAACCCGTACGCACCGACGAGTCCGGGTTCGACATTATCCGGCCGCTGCTCGGTGTGCGCCGTGCAGACATCGAAGCCTACTGTGAGCAGCGGGAGCTACACCCCTGCATCGATCACACCAACAGTGAGCCTGTCTATGCCCGCAACCGCATTCGACTGGAGCTCATCCCCATGCTCGAGCGATATAATCCCAGGGTCGTGGAGGCCATCGATCGCTTGGGGGACATCGCCGCCGAGGACAAAGCCTTCTTGGATGCTCAGGCCGAAGCGGCCCTAAAGAACTATCAGATCTGGAGCGTGGCCTCTTCGCAGCGCGCATTCCATATCGATCTTCTCCAGGAGCCATTGGCCATTAGCCGGAGAGCGCTGGCCCATGCGCTGGCTGAGATAGGTCTGGCGGAGGACGTGACCGCAGCTCACTACAAGGCGATGCTGGCACTGGCAAGAAGCGACAAAGCCTCCGCTCAGGTGGATCTGCCCCACGGGTACAAGGCCCGAAAAGAGTATGACCGAATCGTGCTGAATCCTCCGGAAAGTTCGACTGAAGCATTGCAATTAGGCGATGCGACTGGCGTGACAGGGGGTTTGGCAGGGGTTCAGGTCCAGGTGATGGACGCCGCAGAGTATCAGGCTTTGTGCGTGGAATGGAAGCCAGACACCTTTGCGTGCTTTGACCGGGGGAAACTGGCGGCGAGGTTCGGGGAAGCGCCGGAGGAGAGGATCCTTTGGCGTACCCGAAGAGAAGGGGATGTACTGCTCCTGCGTGATGGGCGGAAGAAGCTGCAGGATCTCTTTGTGGATGATAAGGTGCCCAGGTTCCGGCGGGACAAAGTCCGCATGGCCGTCATTGACAGTGAGGTTCTTTGGATTCCTTTGCAGGAAGGGCTGATCCGGCGTGCAAGATACACAGCAGCATACTCGGTTGGTGCTGAAACGACGGAACTTGTGGTGGTCTGGAAGGTCTGA
- a CDS encoding TatD family hydrolase encodes MEIRERGANKVAKGIADGPGFVPAPITAPDGTPKCLFDAHAHINEESFTEEDRRALAAEIEASPVRFVMDAGASLDTSRQSILDAAAYPWAYAVVGVHPHDSRELNEENFGEIRRMAAEPKVCGIGEIGLDFHYDRSERDVQRYWFRRQIQLANELSMPIVIHTREADQETMDILKEEGAFSRERKAKFQKRPGPEGFVDDARVLIHCYSGSLEMARQYVQLGATISICGPVTFKNNRRTAEVAKEIPIEFLTVETDSPYLAPEPKRGRPNMSPYVQYVARRVAVLKGMDYEDVARITCENAMRFYGISE; translated from the coding sequence ATGGAGATAAGGGAGCGCGGGGCGAACAAGGTGGCCAAAGGGATAGCTGACGGGCCGGGCTTTGTGCCTGCCCCGATCACAGCGCCGGACGGCACGCCGAAGTGTTTGTTTGACGCCCACGCCCATATCAACGAGGAGTCCTTCACTGAAGAGGACCGCCGAGCGCTGGCTGCGGAGATCGAAGCTTCGCCGGTGCGGTTTGTGATGGACGCCGGTGCCAGCTTGGACACCTCCCGGCAGAGCATTCTGGATGCGGCTGCCTACCCTTGGGCATACGCCGTGGTAGGGGTCCATCCGCATGACTCCAGAGAGCTGAACGAAGAGAACTTCGGGGAGATCCGCCGTATGGCTGCTGAGCCAAAGGTATGCGGTATCGGTGAGATCGGACTGGACTTCCATTATGACCGGTCTGAGCGGGACGTGCAGCGGTACTGGTTCCGCCGGCAGATCCAGCTGGCGAACGAGCTGTCCATGCCCATCGTGATCCACACCCGGGAAGCCGACCAGGAGACCATGGATATTCTGAAAGAAGAAGGTGCCTTCTCCCGGGAGAGGAAGGCGAAGTTCCAGAAGCGGCCCGGGCCGGAAGGCTTTGTGGACGACGCGCGGGTGCTGATCCACTGCTACTCCGGCAGCCTCGAGATGGCACGGCAGTATGTGCAGCTGGGAGCCACGATTTCCATCTGCGGGCCGGTGACCTTCAAGAACAACCGGCGGACCGCGGAAGTGGCGAAGGAGATCCCCATCGAGTTTCTGACGGTGGAGACGGACTCTCCCTACCTGGCGCCGGAACCGAAGCGGGGGCGTCCCAACATGTCGCCTTACGTGCAGTATGTGGCGCGGCGGGTGGCGGTGCTGAAGGGCATGGACTACGAGGACGTGGCCCGGATCACCTGTGAGAACGCCATGCGGTTCTACGGGATAAGTGAGTAA
- the metG gene encoding methionine--tRNA ligase: MESKGKYYITTPIYYPSSNLHIGHTYCTVMADAMARFKRLSGYDVHFLTGTDEHGLKIQQIAEKEGVTPQEYVDRIVAGVKDLWKTMEISYDDFIRTTEERHVSRVQQIFNKMNEKGDIYKSEYEGWYCTPCESFWTESQLVDGCCPDCGRKVEKAHEEAYFFRLSKYQDRILDLFENNPDFLKPDTRRHEMIEFVKQGLEDLCISRSTFDWGIQVPIDPKHVIYVWLDALTNYITALGYPDDPEEFNHYWPADVHLVGKEIVRFHSIIWPAMLMSLDVPLPKQVLGHGWLLIDGGKMSKSKGNVVDPVVLINRYGIDALKYFLLREYTFGQDGVFTNEVMLKRMNFDLANDLGNLVSRTAAMIEKYCGGIVPPATTEDDIDRELKTLAVGVAPKVEADMNRFAFNNALENIWTLVRRANKYIDEKTPWILAKDEARKAELDTCMHNLAESLRIIAILIYPYMHTTTEKINEQMGITGEILWENAMTFDLLDGNRVNRGEPIFPRLDIEKELKELDDLRKAAAPEPENIPLELKPTIEFDDFAKLDLRVGEIISAEKHPKADKLLVFQVKMGTETRQIISGVAKDYKPEEMVGKKMVVVANLKPRMLRGLESHGMFLFAQDGERTQPVETTAASGSAVE, encoded by the coding sequence ATGGAATCTAAAGGAAAGTATTACATCACAACCCCAATCTATTACCCAAGCTCCAACCTGCACATAGGCCATACCTATTGCACAGTGATGGCGGATGCCATGGCCCGGTTCAAGAGGCTCAGCGGATACGACGTCCACTTCCTCACCGGTACTGACGAGCATGGGCTGAAGATCCAGCAGATCGCCGAGAAGGAAGGCGTGACTCCCCAGGAATACGTGGACCGCATCGTGGCCGGCGTCAAGGATCTGTGGAAGACCATGGAGATCAGCTATGACGATTTCATTCGGACCACCGAGGAGCGCCACGTGAGCCGCGTGCAGCAGATCTTCAACAAGATGAACGAGAAGGGGGATATATATAAGAGTGAATACGAGGGCTGGTACTGCACCCCCTGTGAGTCCTTCTGGACGGAGAGCCAGTTGGTGGATGGGTGCTGCCCGGACTGCGGCCGAAAGGTGGAAAAAGCCCACGAGGAGGCGTATTTCTTTAGACTCTCCAAATACCAGGACCGCATCCTGGACCTGTTCGAGAACAACCCGGATTTCCTGAAGCCGGACACCCGTCGTCATGAGATGATCGAGTTCGTCAAGCAGGGACTGGAGGACCTGTGCATTTCCCGGTCCACATTCGACTGGGGTATTCAGGTCCCCATCGATCCCAAGCATGTGATCTACGTGTGGCTGGATGCCCTCACCAACTACATCACCGCTCTGGGCTATCCGGATGACCCGGAGGAGTTCAACCACTACTGGCCGGCAGACGTCCACCTGGTGGGCAAGGAGATCGTCCGGTTCCACTCCATCATCTGGCCGGCGATGCTCATGTCTCTGGATGTGCCTCTTCCCAAGCAGGTGCTGGGCCATGGCTGGCTGCTGATCGACGGCGGCAAGATGAGCAAGTCCAAGGGCAACGTGGTAGATCCGGTGGTCCTCATCAACCGCTACGGCATCGATGCCCTCAAGTATTTCCTGCTGCGTGAGTATACGTTCGGGCAGGACGGCGTGTTCACCAACGAGGTGATGCTGAAGAGAATGAATTTCGATCTGGCTAACGACCTGGGCAACCTGGTTTCCAGAACGGCTGCCATGATCGAGAAATACTGCGGAGGTATCGTTCCTCCGGCGACCACCGAGGATGATATCGACCGGGAGTTGAAGACTCTGGCGGTTGGCGTGGCTCCCAAGGTAGAGGCTGACATGAACCGTTTCGCCTTCAACAACGCCCTGGAGAACATCTGGACCCTGGTGCGCCGAGCCAACAAGTACATCGACGAGAAGACGCCGTGGATCCTGGCCAAGGACGAGGCTCGCAAGGCTGAACTGGATACCTGCATGCATAACCTGGCGGAGTCCCTGCGGATCATCGCCATCCTGATCTATCCGTACATGCACACCACCACCGAGAAGATCAACGAGCAGATGGGCATCACCGGCGAGATCCTCTGGGAGAACGCCATGACCTTCGATCTTCTCGACGGCAACCGTGTCAACCGCGGCGAACCGATCTTCCCGCGTCTGGACATCGAGAAGGAACTGAAGGAACTGGACGATCTGCGCAAGGCAGCGGCTCCAGAGCCGGAGAACATTCCGCTGGAATTGAAGCCTACCATTGAATTTGACGATTTTGCCAAACTGGACCTTCGTGTCGGCGAGATTATCTCTGCTGAGAAGCACCCCAAGGCGGACAAGCTGCTGGTCTTCCAGGTGAAGATGGGCACCGAGACCCGCCAGATCATTTCCGGCGTGGCCAAGGACTACAAGCCGGAGGAGATGGTAGGAAAGAAAATGGTCGTAGTGGCTAACCTGAAGCCTCGGATGCTTCGCGGCCTGGAGTCCCATGGCATGTTCCTGTTCGCGCAGGACGGGGAGCGGACCCAGCCGGTGGAGACCACAGCGGCTTCCGGATCGGCGGTGGAATAA
- a CDS encoding cation:proton antiporter: MELSSLIIDLAIMLMTAGVINIVFKRIHLPIILGYIVAGFLISPYFPLFMDVKSTSSIETWSEIGVTFLMFYIGLEFDLHKLARIGKTALISASVIMGGLIVVGYGLGIALGLNSINSLFLGVMISISSTAIIQKSFEELGMQGQKHTSLVMGTLIIEDVISVFLLIILPTISITQSDMTGTDLALKLTLMLFYLLIWLLLGIYFLPTFLNRIGDVVTDELVVILSTGLCFTMAIIATKLGFSPELGAFLTGSLVAGTIHVHHIESVTSGVKDLFGAIFFLSVGMMVDPSIITERWYIILPVVVVAVLAKLFFASVGMLLSGQSLVNSLKSGFSLAPIGEFSFIIASLGISLGVMKDYMYSVIVSASIATILITPFLMKNAERFSQFINRKLPDKYVRMLESFTSDEEEEDSPDSLWGQHMRQYLKTFGLYGIIMLVAAIASERLVYPALRTLVSPYIAIGITLLLFYAVVVIFVRPMLDSRRPTFTSLWLEHRVNHLPLLALVIVKMVAISIIAAYPAVHFFHVHRSLIVLIILVAVFALSRTGFIASFYLHLETRFLSNFNETTLKEFEAETGQDAHQQLYERLHLISFFVQEDARYIGKTLQQLQWGNLFNVYIIKIRRGHRQKVLPEGNMVLAPGDKVYAVAEPASLTNFKKLMGLPLDYKTRTLRQFMDTDYDDVKHAVSCCVVRISGEESFAGKPIRTGGIRDRLHCMVLGLQKQNYTTLIPDPNMVIQAGDLLWVIGANNDIGRLISS, from the coding sequence ATGGAACTATCCTCCCTGATCATCGACCTTGCCATCATGCTGATGACGGCAGGGGTTATCAATATCGTATTCAAGCGGATCCACCTGCCCATCATCCTGGGCTACATCGTGGCCGGCTTTCTCATCAGCCCCTATTTCCCCCTCTTCATGGACGTGAAATCCACCTCCTCCATCGAGACCTGGAGCGAGATCGGGGTCACCTTCCTCATGTTCTATATCGGGCTGGAGTTCGATCTGCACAAGCTGGCCCGCATCGGCAAGACCGCGCTGATTTCCGCCTCGGTGATCATGGGCGGTTTGATCGTGGTAGGTTACGGCCTTGGCATCGCCCTGGGACTGAACAGCATCAACAGCCTCTTCCTGGGGGTCATGATCTCCATCAGTTCTACCGCCATCATACAGAAATCCTTTGAGGAACTGGGGATGCAAGGCCAGAAACACACGAGCCTGGTGATGGGCACGCTGATCATCGAAGATGTGATCAGCGTCTTCCTGCTGATCATCCTCCCCACGATCTCCATCACTCAGTCCGACATGACCGGCACGGATCTGGCCCTGAAGCTCACCCTGATGCTGTTCTACTTGCTGATCTGGCTGCTGCTGGGAATCTATTTCCTCCCCACCTTCCTGAACCGCATCGGTGATGTGGTCACCGACGAGCTCGTGGTGATCCTGTCCACAGGGCTTTGTTTCACCATGGCGATCATCGCCACCAAGCTGGGGTTCTCGCCGGAGCTGGGGGCCTTCCTCACCGGCTCGCTGGTGGCAGGCACCATCCACGTCCACCACATCGAGAGCGTCACCAGCGGCGTGAAAGACCTCTTCGGCGCCATCTTCTTCCTGTCAGTAGGTATGATGGTGGATCCCTCGATCATTACGGAGCGGTGGTACATCATCCTGCCGGTGGTGGTGGTCGCGGTGCTGGCCAAGCTTTTCTTCGCTTCCGTAGGTATGCTCCTTTCCGGACAAAGCCTTGTGAACTCTCTGAAGAGCGGATTCAGCCTGGCGCCTATCGGGGAGTTCTCGTTCATCATCGCCTCTCTGGGTATCAGCCTGGGAGTCATGAAGGACTACATGTACTCGGTGATCGTATCGGCCTCCATTGCCACCATCCTGATCACCCCTTTCCTGATGAAGAACGCGGAGCGTTTCTCCCAGTTCATCAACCGGAAGCTGCCCGACAAGTACGTCCGGATGCTGGAGTCCTTCACCTCTGACGAAGAGGAGGAGGATTCCCCGGACAGTCTGTGGGGACAACACATGCGCCAATACCTGAAGACCTTTGGCCTCTACGGGATCATCATGCTGGTGGCAGCCATCGCCTCGGAACGACTTGTCTATCCAGCGCTTCGGACTCTGGTGTCTCCCTACATCGCTATTGGAATCACCCTGCTCCTTTTCTATGCGGTAGTGGTGATCTTTGTGCGTCCCATGTTGGACTCCCGAAGACCGACCTTCACGTCGCTGTGGCTGGAACACAGAGTAAACCATCTTCCGCTCCTGGCGCTTGTTATAGTGAAAATGGTGGCCATCAGCATCATCGCTGCCTACCCGGCCGTTCATTTCTTCCACGTGCACAGGAGCCTGATCGTACTGATCATTCTGGTGGCTGTGTTTGCGCTGAGCCGCACTGGATTCATCGCCAGTTTCTACCTGCACCTGGAGACCCGGTTCCTGTCCAACTTCAATGAGACCACCCTGAAGGAATTCGAAGCAGAGACAGGGCAGGACGCCCACCAGCAGCTCTACGAGAGGCTCCACCTGATCTCTTTCTTTGTGCAGGAGGATGCCCGGTATATCGGAAAAACGCTTCAACAGCTACAGTGGGGCAACCTCTTCAACGTGTACATCATCAAGATCCGCCGTGGCCACCGGCAGAAGGTGCTCCCTGAGGGCAACATGGTCCTGGCCCCGGGGGACAAAGTCTATGCGGTAGCAGAGCCTGCGTCCCTGACTAACTTCAAGAAATTGATGGGGCTTCCTCTTGACTACAAGACCCGCACCCTCAGGCAATTCATGGATACCGACTACGACGATGTCAAGCACGCCGTCTCCTGCTGCGTGGTACGGATCAGCGGAGAAGAGAGTTTTGCCGGCAAGCCCATCCGCACCGGCGGCATCCGTGACCGCCTGCACTGCATGGTGCTGGGTCTCCAGAAGCAGAACTACACCACCCTCATCCCGGACCCCAACATGGTGATCCAGGCCGGTGATCTGCTGTGGGTCATCGGCGCCAACAATGACATCGGCCGGTTGATCTCGTCGTAG